One stretch of Caloenas nicobarica isolate bCalNic1 chromosome 2, bCalNic1.hap1, whole genome shotgun sequence DNA includes these proteins:
- the LOC135984737 gene encoding cytochrome b-c1 complex subunit 7 isoform X2, with amino-acid sequence MRDDTLYEDDDVKEALKRLPEHIYNERMFRIKRALDLSLKHRILPKDQWVKYEEDKHYLEPYLKEVIRERLEREAWNKK; translated from the exons ATGCGAGATGATACATTGtatgaagatgatgatgtaAAAGAAGCACTGAAGAGACTTCCAGAACACATTTACAATGAAAGAATGTTTCGCATAAAGCGAGCCCTCGACTTAAGCCTGAAACATCGCATCCTTCCGAAAGACCAGTGGGTGAAGTATGAAGAG GATAAGCATTATCTTGAACCATACCTAAAAGAAGTAATCCGTGAAAGACTTGAAAGAGAAGCATGGAACAAGAAATAA
- the LOC135984737 gene encoding cytochrome b-c1 complex subunit 7 isoform X1, which yields MAARASVAGGGRLIDRIRKWYYNAAGFNKLGLMRDDTLYEDDDVKEALKRLPEHIYNERMFRIKRALDLSLKHRILPKDQWVKYEEDKHYLEPYLKEVIRERLEREAWNKK from the exons ATGGCGGCGAGGGCAAGCG TTGCAGGAGGTGGTCGCCTGATAGACAGGATTCGCAAGTGGTATTACAATGCAGCTGGATTCAACAAACTTG GGTTAATGCGAGATGATACATTGtatgaagatgatgatgtaAAAGAAGCACTGAAGAGACTTCCAGAACACATTTACAATGAAAGAATGTTTCGCATAAAGCGAGCCCTCGACTTAAGCCTGAAACATCGCATCCTTCCGAAAGACCAGTGGGTGAAGTATGAAGAG GATAAGCATTATCTTGAACCATACCTAAAAGAAGTAATCCGTGAAAGACTTGAAAGAGAAGCATGGAACAAGAAATAA